A single window of Ignavibacteriota bacterium DNA harbors:
- the ychF gene encoding redox-regulated ATPase YchF, which yields MQIGLVGLQYSGKTTLFNILSGTQNIQNVNSDKASIEVVKVPDERLDLLTEIFKPKKTVNATIEVYDIPGLRTGDDGKLRITSTFLNEVKNNDALFYVIRKFQEDSVPHPMNKIDVCEDIAFLENEFLFHDIAFLENRIEKLKRDVLKTKDERLKKEIPVIEKCFNHVEKEKPLRNLILDENEKKLLSGYQLMTLKPLVIAINFDDESMSSVDSEIQKAAELINDTNVKIIPFFAKLELELANLDDADRKLFMEDYGIKESALTKILKSSYEALGLQSFFTVGEDENRAWTIKKNYTAQDAAGVIHSDFYSKFIRAEVVGYDDFMKYKTFAKCKEGGVWKLEGKEYIVQDGDILNIRHS from the coding sequence ATGCAGATTGGTTTAGTTGGATTACAATATTCCGGTAAAACGACGTTATTCAATATTCTTTCCGGAACCCAGAACATTCAAAATGTAAATTCAGATAAAGCTTCCATTGAAGTTGTAAAAGTACCGGACGAAAGATTGGATTTGCTTACCGAGATATTCAAACCTAAAAAAACCGTAAACGCGACTATAGAAGTTTACGATATACCCGGATTACGAACCGGAGATGACGGTAAATTAAGAATAACCTCCACATTTCTGAACGAAGTAAAAAATAATGACGCTTTGTTTTATGTAATTAGAAAATTCCAAGAAGATTCCGTTCCGCATCCAATGAATAAAATTGACGTTTGCGAAGATATAGCATTTTTGGAAAACGAATTTTTATTTCATGATATTGCTTTTCTTGAAAATAGAATTGAAAAACTAAAGAGAGATGTGCTTAAAACAAAAGATGAAAGATTAAAAAAGGAAATTCCAGTTATAGAAAAATGTTTTAATCATGTTGAAAAAGAAAAACCTTTAAGAAATTTGATTTTAGATGAAAATGAAAAAAAATTACTTTCCGGCTACCAATTAATGACGTTGAAACCATTGGTAATTGCAATAAATTTCGACGACGAATCGATGAGCTCGGTCGATTCGGAAATTCAAAAAGCTGCCGAATTGATTAATGATACAAACGTTAAAATAATTCCATTTTTCGCAAAGTTGGAATTGGAACTTGCTAACCTTGATGATGCCGATAGAAAATTATTTATGGAAGATTATGGAATTAAAGAATCGGCGTTAACAAAGATTCTTAAATCTTCATACGAAGCTTTAGGCTTGCAGAGTTTTTTTACTGTTGGTGAAGATGAGAACAGAGCATGGACAATCAAAAAAAATTATACCGCACAAGATGCGGCTGGCGTTATACATTCGGATTTTTACAGCAAATTTATAAGAGCCGAAGTTGTTGGCTACGATGATTTTATGAAATACAAAACTTTTGCCAAATGCAAAGAAGGCGGTGTTTGGAAACTTGAAGGCAAAGAATATATTGTTCAAGACGGCGATATATTAAATATTAGACACAGTTAA
- a CDS encoding bifunctional nuclease family protein, whose product MEKVQVDILGLSSSPSAGGAYALLLKESYGSRRLPIIIGSFEAQSIALEIEGIKPPRPLTHDLMKNLVDDLGATVLEVNIDELRDNTFYAKIVVEMSTLTNTIDARPSDAIALAVRTGAQIFVAEEVMRAASFVPSSEEGEESEESFEIANDFEAKQFPKQSSETKVASLQDQLREALEKEDYERAAKLRDEINRLKGNN is encoded by the coding sequence TTGGAAAAAGTACAAGTTGATATTTTGGGATTATCATCAAGTCCTTCTGCCGGCGGCGCTTATGCGTTATTGTTAAAAGAATCTTACGGCTCAAGAAGACTTCCAATTATAATTGGCTCGTTTGAAGCTCAGTCAATAGCTTTAGAAATTGAAGGTATAAAACCACCAAGACCATTGACACACGATTTAATGAAAAATTTAGTTGATGATTTGGGAGCAACTGTTTTAGAAGTTAATATAGATGAACTTAGAGACAATACTTTTTATGCAAAAATTGTTGTTGAAATGTCGACACTTACTAATACAATAGATGCCAGACCGAGTGACGCAATTGCGTTAGCTGTAAGAACCGGAGCACAAATTTTTGTAGCTGAAGAAGTTATGCGTGCGGCTTCTTTTGTTCCATCCAGCGAAGAAGGCGAAGAGTCAGAAGAATCCTTTGAAATTGCAAATGATTTTGAGGCAAAACAATTTCCGAAGCAGTCTTCTGAAACAAAAGTAGCTTCATTACAAGATCAATTGAGAGAAGCTTTGGAAAAAGAAGATTATGAACGTGCCGCAAAATTAAGAGATGAAATAAACAGATTAAAAGGCAATAATTAA
- the rodA gene encoding rod shape-determining protein RodA, with protein MKPSSKISDKFDFVVFICVTLLSAIGLVAIYSATYTHPTAYGNFNKQLFSGVVAIIFFFIAYFISYKTYRFFALPIYILSILSLTSVIFIGKTVYGAKSWVSLGPIGFQPSEFAKIGLILFLANYLTKKRKNPNSLSDLIKISVIVFVPVGLILMQPDMGTAIVYLIIATIMVFWSGMDLFLLFVLISPIVVIFASLLGVAAFIIAMFLVIGILFYFKKNIFINVSVVVLNFSAAYLMDYIIHFLKPHQQKRIETFVNPAADPLGAGYNVMQTKVAIGSGGIFGKGFLHGNQTQLRFIPEQWTDFIFCVIGEEFGFIGSIITISLFIILFIKLVSIATHSKNIFGSTIVVGILALLFTHFAINIGMNIGLTPVIGLPLPFLSYGGSSLIVNMTLIGIALNFYKNRREQI; from the coding sequence ATCAAACCATCAAGCAAAATATCCGATAAATTTGATTTTGTTGTTTTTATTTGCGTAACGCTTCTTTCGGCAATTGGATTAGTTGCAATTTACAGTGCAACATATACACACCCAACCGCATACGGGAATTTTAACAAACAATTATTTTCCGGAGTTGTTGCCATAATTTTTTTCTTTATAGCATATTTTATTTCATATAAAACATACAGGTTCTTTGCACTGCCGATTTATATTTTATCAATACTAAGTTTAACCTCTGTAATTTTTATAGGTAAAACGGTTTATGGCGCAAAAAGTTGGGTTAGTTTAGGACCAATTGGTTTTCAACCTTCAGAATTTGCAAAAATTGGTTTGATATTATTTTTGGCAAATTATCTTACAAAAAAAAGAAAGAATCCAAATAGCCTAAGTGATTTGATTAAAATTAGCGTAATAGTTTTTGTTCCGGTAGGACTCATTTTAATGCAGCCTGATATGGGAACTGCAATTGTTTATTTAATAATTGCAACAATTATGGTTTTTTGGAGCGGTATGGATTTATTTTTATTGTTCGTTCTTATCTCACCGATTGTTGTAATTTTTGCATCTCTTCTTGGTGTCGCTGCATTTATAATTGCAATGTTTCTTGTAATCGGAATTTTATTTTACTTTAAGAAAAACATTTTTATTAATGTGTCTGTAGTTGTTTTGAATTTTTCAGCAGCATATTTAATGGATTATATAATTCATTTTTTAAAACCTCACCAGCAGAAAAGAATTGAAACATTTGTAAATCCGGCTGCTGATCCGCTTGGAGCTGGTTATAACGTTATGCAGACAAAAGTCGCGATTGGTTCAGGTGGAATTTTCGGGAAAGGATTTTTACACGGAAATCAAACACAATTAAGATTTATTCCGGAACAATGGACGGATTTTATTTTCTGCGTTATTGGTGAAGAATTCGGCTTTATTGGCAGTATTATAACAATTTCCTTATTTATCATACTTTTCATAAAACTTGTAAGCATTGCTACACATTCAAAAAATATTTTCGGAAGTACAATTGTTGTTGGAATTCTTGCGCTTTTATTTACGCATTTTGCAATAAATATTGGAATGAATATCGGCTTAACACCGGTTATTGGTTTACCTCTGCCATTTTTAAGTTACGGAGGAAGCTCCCTGATTGTAAATATGACTTTGATTGGAATAGCACTTAACTTTTATAAAAACAGAAGAGAACAAATTTAA
- the mreD gene encoding rod shape-determining protein MreD, giving the protein MKILKFISPLILFFPVLLIQFIFVPMIAIGSIIPNLIIILLTYYALKFGQITGTILGSIYGLVFDIISGGILGSAMFAGTLSGFIAGYFYNENKTDFNLKTIFFVFIVFISATFNSFFYLLLTNTEIELSASYLIIENGILPGIYTSAISIPFMIFNKNLK; this is encoded by the coding sequence ATAAAAATTCTAAAATTTATATCGCCATTAATTTTATTTTTTCCGGTATTACTGATTCAATTTATTTTTGTTCCTATGATTGCTATTGGTTCAATAATTCCTAATCTCATAATTATTTTGCTGACTTACTATGCTTTGAAGTTCGGACAAATAACAGGAACAATTTTGGGCTCGATATATGGTTTAGTTTTTGATATAATTTCAGGCGGAATTCTTGGGAGTGCAATGTTTGCAGGTACACTATCCGGATTTATTGCAGGATATTTTTATAACGAGAATAAAACTGATTTTAATTTAAAAACAATTTTTTTTGTATTTATTGTTTTTATTTCGGCAACATTTAATTCTTTCTTTTATTTACTGCTGACAAATACAGAAATTGAACTATCTGCTTCTTATTTAATTATTGAAAACGGCATACTTCCGGGAATATATACGTCTGCAATAAGCATCCCGTTTATGATTTTTAATAAGAACTTAAAATAA
- a CDS encoding ATP-dependent Clp protease adaptor ClpS, translated as MIPFEEKNDFELPNKENKPEFYEDIGIETGYRVFLFNDDIHTFDEVITQLIKAIQCNFEKARSLAFEVHVKGKAMVFFGEMAQCLKVSSILEEIGLHTQIVG; from the coding sequence ATGATACCATTTGAAGAAAAAAACGACTTTGAATTGCCGAATAAGGAAAATAAACCGGAATTTTACGAGGATATTGGAATTGAGACAGGTTACAGAGTATTTTTATTCAATGACGATATTCATACATTTGACGAAGTTATAACACAGCTTATAAAAGCCATTCAATGTAATTTTGAAAAAGCAAGATCACTTGCTTTCGAAGTGCATGTTAAAGGCAAGGCAATGGTTTTTTTCGGTGAAATGGCACAATGTTTAAAAGTTTCATCCATTCTTGAAGAAATTGGTCTGCATACTCAAATTGTCGGATAA
- the mrdA gene encoding penicillin-binding protein 2 yields the protein MIEKIFDFRLRKNILTAVIGIVGIVYSFQLIKMQILDFTAYSTQSDNNSIKKKPIQAPRGIFFDRNLDVLVSNKPTYNLEITPAIYDTTQNSIIEKVIYSESGTINNIFEKNKIYSKYLPRIVKRDLNFNEVVWFEEHNQLLKGLDIIVEMQRDYNYGVKGSHIFGYLREINSIQLEKESKIYDLGDFIGISGIERSYENILRGSKGFEFILVDSRRKTIGKYLEGLNDIQPVKGKDLILTIDKTAQETAEQEFIGKTGSLVAIEPSTGEILAYVSAPEYDLASFAAFTSREEIKKLSSDPQKPLFDRAANSIYPPGSTYKMLGAIIGLEEHLIDENTMVYCGGGFQFGNRFFKCHGRHGSINVETAIEKSCNTFFYKLILEIGLDRWAKYLRMFGFGNKTGFDLGFEAKGIVPDTDYYDRAFGKNKWTKGTLVSLGIGQGEFSVTTLQLAQYAALLANSGKTKIPHVLQGYIEGMKNTEFNVAYKDKTVNVSQKTFDLVREGMFKVVNGNGTARHIRLPNINIAGKTGTSQNPHGEDHALFIGFAPYENPKIAIAVIVENVGFGGTHAAPIAQKVIKAYLENLEGNNYNVAGVN from the coding sequence ATGATAGAAAAAATATTTGATTTTAGGCTTAGGAAAAACATTTTAACAGCCGTAATTGGCATTGTTGGAATAGTATATTCGTTTCAGCTTATTAAAATGCAGATTTTAGATTTTACCGCATATTCTACTCAATCAGATAATAATTCAATTAAAAAGAAACCTATTCAGGCGCCAAGGGGAATTTTTTTCGATAGAAATTTAGATGTTCTTGTAAGCAATAAACCTACATATAATTTAGAAATTACACCTGCCATTTACGATACAACTCAAAATTCAATAATTGAAAAAGTAATTTACTCGGAATCTGGAACAATTAATAATATTTTTGAAAAAAATAAAATTTACTCCAAATATTTACCGAGAATTGTTAAACGTGATCTGAATTTTAATGAAGTTGTTTGGTTTGAAGAACATAACCAATTATTAAAAGGGTTAGATATAATTGTAGAAATGCAGAGAGATTATAATTACGGTGTTAAAGGCTCACATATTTTTGGATATTTGAGAGAAATAAATTCAATACAATTGGAAAAAGAAAGTAAAATTTATGATCTTGGTGATTTTATTGGAATCAGCGGAATTGAAAGATCTTATGAAAATATCTTAAGAGGTTCTAAAGGTTTTGAATTTATTCTCGTTGATTCTAGGCGAAAAACAATTGGAAAATATCTTGAAGGTTTGAATGATATTCAGCCCGTAAAAGGTAAAGATTTAATATTAACAATAGATAAAACTGCTCAGGAAACCGCCGAACAAGAATTTATTGGTAAGACCGGTTCCCTAGTTGCAATTGAACCATCTACAGGTGAGATTTTAGCTTATGTAAGTGCTCCTGAGTATGATCTGGCATCCTTTGCCGCGTTTACATCAAGAGAGGAAATTAAAAAGTTAAGCTCCGATCCGCAGAAACCTTTATTTGATAGAGCTGCAAATTCTATATACCCACCCGGTTCAACATATAAAATGCTAGGAGCAATTATCGGTTTGGAAGAGCATTTGATAGATGAGAATACTATGGTTTATTGCGGCGGCGGTTTTCAATTCGGTAATAGATTCTTTAAATGTCATGGAAGACATGGATCAATAAATGTTGAGACCGCAATTGAAAAATCATGCAATACTTTTTTTTATAAATTAATTCTTGAAATTGGTTTAGATAGATGGGCAAAGTATTTGAGAATGTTTGGATTCGGGAATAAAACAGGGTTTGATTTAGGATTTGAAGCAAAAGGAATTGTCCCTGATACTGATTATTATGACAGAGCGTTTGGTAAAAATAAATGGACTAAAGGAACTTTGGTCAGTTTGGGAATTGGTCAAGGCGAGTTCAGCGTTACTACATTGCAGTTAGCGCAATACGCCGCGCTATTGGCAAATTCTGGTAAAACAAAAATTCCGCATGTACTTCAGGGTTATATTGAAGGCATGAAAAATACAGAATTCAACGTTGCTTATAAGGATAAAACAGTCAATGTTTCACAAAAGACTTTTGATTTAGTTAGAGAGGGAATGTTTAAAGTTGTGAACGGTAACGGAACAGCAAGACATATTCGACTTCCAAATATTAACATAGCGGGTAAAACTGGTACATCGCAAAATCCTCACGGTGAAGACCACGCATTATTTATTGGATTTGCACCTTATGAAAATCCTAAAATTGCGATTGCAGTTATAGTTGAAAATGTAGGATTTGGCGGGACCCACGCCGCACCGATTGCTCAAAAAGTTATTAAAGCATATTTAGAAAATCTGGAAGGAAATAATTACAATGTAGCAGGTGTAAATTGA
- a CDS encoding aminoacyl-histidine dipeptidase gives MSKQAIEGLKPELLWQHFYELSQIPRPSKREYKAVEFVKNFANRNNFKYKEDKVGNIVISVPASKGKENSPVIVLQGHVDMVCEMNKGTKHDFDKDPIKLLNIGEWIKADGTTLGADNGIGVAAAMAVALDKNAVHGPLELLFTIDEETGMTGVNELQPKFISGKTLLNMDSEEDGAFYVGCSGGQDTAGTFLIEFAKPKKDFIPIEILITGLKGGHSGLDIILQRANSIKLLGHFLSQLKIKYQIAQLSGGSLRNAIPREAEVVILIHPNDLTNLKKFAKNFISDSLLEFKTVDANLDVVIKKSKNKVSKVFKTELIEKLINVILALPHGVVAMSPDIPNLVETSTNLATIKMEKDKITIGTSQRSSIESAKNKIANTVKAVFKLSGAELAEGDGYPGWKPNMESLLLKVSNKVYTKMFNKEPQIKAIHAGLETGLLGAKYPGLDMISFGPTIQGAHSPDEKVNIKDVEKFYNLLKGILKELS, from the coding sequence ATGTCAAAGCAAGCAATAGAAGGACTAAAACCGGAATTACTATGGCAGCATTTTTATGAATTAAGCCAAATTCCAAGACCATCAAAAAGAGAATACAAAGCAGTTGAGTTTGTTAAGAATTTTGCCAATAGAAATAATTTTAAATATAAAGAAGATAAAGTCGGGAATATTGTTATTTCCGTTCCCGCTTCCAAAGGAAAAGAAAATTCACCTGTAATTGTTTTGCAAGGTCATGTTGATATGGTTTGCGAAATGAACAAAGGTACAAAACACGATTTTGATAAAGATCCAATAAAATTATTAAATATTGGTGAATGGATAAAGGCTGATGGAACTACTCTCGGTGCTGATAACGGAATTGGTGTTGCTGCGGCAATGGCAGTTGCTTTGGATAAAAACGCGGTTCATGGACCGTTGGAATTATTATTTACAATTGATGAAGAAACCGGAATGACGGGAGTAAATGAATTACAGCCGAAATTTATTTCTGGCAAAACATTATTAAATATGGATTCCGAAGAAGACGGAGCATTTTATGTCGGCTGTTCCGGGGGACAAGATACCGCAGGTACATTTTTAATTGAATTTGCAAAACCAAAAAAAGATTTTATTCCCATTGAAATTTTAATAACAGGATTAAAAGGCGGACATTCTGGTTTGGATATTATTTTACAAAGAGCAAACTCTATAAAGCTGCTTGGACATTTCCTTTCGCAATTGAAAATAAAATACCAAATCGCACAATTAAGCGGAGGATCGTTACGCAATGCAATTCCTCGAGAAGCTGAAGTTGTTATTTTAATTCATCCAAATGATCTTACAAATCTTAAAAAATTTGCTAAGAATTTTATTTCTGATTCTTTATTGGAATTTAAAACTGTTGACGCAAATCTTGATGTTGTGATTAAGAAATCTAAAAATAAAGTTTCAAAGGTATTTAAAACCGAACTGATTGAAAAATTGATAAATGTTATTTTAGCTTTGCCTCACGGCGTTGTTGCCATGAGTCCGGATATTCCAAATTTGGTCGAAACTTCTACAAATTTGGCAACAATTAAAATGGAAAAAGACAAAATTACAATTGGAACAAGTCAAAGAAGTTCTATAGAAAGTGCTAAAAATAAAATAGCAAATACAGTTAAAGCGGTATTTAAACTTTCTGGGGCTGAGTTAGCAGAAGGTGACGGATATCCCGGTTGGAAACCGAATATGGAATCTCTTCTTTTAAAAGTATCAAATAAAGTTTACACCAAGATGTTTAATAAAGAACCACAAATAAAAGCAATTCATGCGGGATTGGAAACCGGTCTTTTGGGTGCAAAATATCCGGGACTCGATATGATTTC
- the mreC gene encoding rod shape-determining protein MreC — MPQFVRSFFANIKEYIVLITLLIISLFLITLNENQKVKNVRLFSLGIFATVTKAINDVQNSFEKTEYIESLLKNNAQLMLQVNELRDYAYEINDIKGQIEFRTKSDYDLIFAQVVSRLVSKVSGYFIVSKGLSDSVAVGLPVITDKGLVGMIVDVSQNYSTVRTIENSLFKVAVRDQRSNVDGILNWDGKNLQIKNVPTTEDVEVGDRILVSELSTIIPPSIPVGIISNKESTVSGILSNIKVKPFVNITKVKNVLILKSNKNLQLDSLITRIGGEVK; from the coding sequence ATGCCACAATTTGTAAGATCATTCTTTGCGAATATTAAAGAATACATTGTATTAATTACACTTCTTATCATCAGTCTTTTTCTAATTACTTTAAATGAAAATCAAAAGGTAAAAAACGTAAGATTATTTTCTTTGGGAATATTTGCAACAGTTACCAAAGCAATTAATGATGTTCAAAATTCTTTTGAAAAAACCGAATATATTGAAAGTCTGCTTAAAAACAATGCCCAGTTAATGCTGCAAGTTAATGAGTTAAGAGATTATGCATATGAAATAAATGACATTAAAGGGCAAATCGAATTTAGAACAAAATCCGATTATGATTTAATATTTGCTCAAGTCGTTTCCAGATTAGTTTCTAAAGTAAGCGGTTACTTTATTGTTTCAAAGGGATTAAGCGACAGCGTTGCTGTTGGCCTGCCTGTAATTACAGATAAAGGTCTGGTTGGAATGATAGTGGATGTTTCGCAAAATTACTCAACCGTAAGAACTATTGAAAATAGTTTATTTAAAGTCGCGGTTCGAGACCAAAGAAGTAATGTGGATGGAATTTTAAATTGGGATGGAAAAAATCTTCAGATTAAAAACGTTCCTACTACCGAAGACGTTGAAGTCGGCGATAGAATTTTAGTTTCCGAATTAAGTACAATAATTCCTCCTTCAATACCAGTTGGAATTATTTCAAACAAGGAAAGTACTGTTTCAGGAATACTGAGCAATATAAAAGTAAAACCATTTGTAAATATTACCAAAGTTAAAAATGTTCTTATTCTGAAAAGTAATAAAAACCTTCAGTTGGATTCGTTAATAACAAGAATTGGCGGAGAAGTAAAATAA
- the pyrF gene encoding orotidine-5'-phosphate decarboxylase, translating to MNAQNKLTSKINKQLHICVGLDTDLELIPLKFSKSINSILEFNKAVIDATLNYAAAYKINFAFYEKFGTKGLEVIEKTVDLIGGETLIIADAKRGDIGNTSQKYAESIFDYFKFDSVTLHPYMGMESISPFLNYKDKLSFVLGLTSNKSAADFEKLKLENGKYLYQEVINKVNEWNINNNCGLVFGATNIEELNKNIQSFKNMPILLPGVGAQGGSLEDVVAAFYEIKKNNFIVNVSRGLLFIDDSINFQKSIEEKIASLNFEVKNKIEHLKV from the coding sequence ATGAACGCTCAAAATAAACTTACATCGAAAATAAATAAACAATTACATATTTGTGTCGGTTTAGATACTGATTTAGAATTAATTCCTTTAAAATTCAGCAAATCCATTAATTCAATTTTGGAATTTAATAAAGCGGTTATTGATGCTACGCTAAATTATGCCGCAGCTTATAAAATAAATTTTGCTTTCTATGAAAAGTTCGGAACAAAAGGACTTGAAGTAATTGAAAAGACCGTTGATCTAATCGGCGGTGAAACACTAATTATTGCCGACGCAAAAAGAGGTGATATAGGAAATACTTCTCAGAAATATGCCGAGTCAATTTTTGATTATTTCAAATTCGATTCTGTAACTTTGCATCCGTATATGGGAATGGAATCTATCAGTCCATTTCTAAATTATAAAGATAAACTAAGCTTTGTTTTAGGATTAACATCAAACAAAAGCGCCGCGGATTTTGAAAAGCTTAAATTGGAAAACGGTAAATACTTATATCAAGAAGTTATTAATAAAGTTAATGAGTGGAACATAAATAATAATTGCGGACTCGTATTCGGCGCGACAAATATTGAGGAGCTGAATAAAAATATCCAATCATTTAAAAATATGCCCATTCTTTTGCCTGGCGTCGGTGCTCAAGGCGGAAGTCTCGAAGATGTTGTGGCTGCGTTTTATGAAATCAAAAAAAATAATTTTATTGTTAATGTAAGCAGAGGATTGCTTTTCATTGACGATTCAATAAATTTTCAGAAAAGCATAGAAGAAAAAATAGCTTCGCTTAATTTTGAGGTAAAAAATAAAATTGAACATTTGAAAGTATAG
- a CDS encoding DUF2851 family protein, with the protein MQSRQKISEQQFHKIWENQNFIQELKTQQGEDINVLFPGEYNESESGPDFKHARIKLGNFTFVGDVEIDLDYSDWKRHGHNINRNYNKTILHICFTNAQKQSYVYTSDGRKVPSLFLENIVPAEKLYVNETKDKIKSSNNFELKCSSEIDSVDKSLIQNTILKQGIIRFENKCLRIFNRLKELKFLSELKTNEPVIKYELTKEFNNKTFLQNDFRDKEIWKQLLYELIFEALGYSKNKKIMLKLAQNVNLNFLSKYPHNDEFEKIMESVLFKTAGLLSDSIESDDSFVKELNEIWQTEKHNYDGKYFDETQWYFFGQRPQNFPTIRIAGGIKIIEAILHKNLIGQLIKKFSEIKKDQILINSVRSMFIIKANNYWHDHYIFGKKTNAKLNYLIGISRADEIFINVILPFMSVYFNLFGKNELSKKVIKIYNDFDQKSDNKIIRDVAKNLQIDGLEKKTIFSQGMIEVFRNYCSKNRCLECDIGKKIFN; encoded by the coding sequence ATGCAATCGCGTCAAAAAATATCCGAACAGCAATTCCATAAGATTTGGGAAAATCAAAATTTTATTCAAGAACTTAAAACTCAACAAGGCGAAGATATAAATGTTCTGTTCCCCGGAGAATATAATGAAAGTGAATCCGGTCCAGATTTTAAACACGCAAGAATTAAATTAGGAAATTTCACCTTTGTCGGTGATGTTGAAATTGATCTCGATTATTCGGATTGGAAACGTCATGGACATAATATTAATCGAAATTACAATAAAACAATTCTGCATATCTGCTTTACAAATGCTCAGAAGCAAAGCTACGTATATACAAGTGACGGAAGAAAAGTTCCTTCTTTATTTTTAGAAAATATTGTACCTGCCGAAAAACTTTATGTAAATGAAACTAAAGATAAAATAAAGAGCAGTAATAATTTTGAATTAAAATGCAGTTCTGAAATTGACTCTGTAGATAAATCATTGATTCAAAATACAATTTTAAAACAAGGCATAATAAGGTTTGAGAATAAATGTTTAAGGATTTTTAACCGTTTAAAGGAATTGAAATTTCTAAGTGAACTTAAAACAAATGAACCGGTTATTAAATATGAATTGACAAAGGAATTTAATAATAAAACATTTTTGCAGAATGATTTTAGAGATAAAGAAATTTGGAAACAGCTTCTTTATGAATTGATTTTTGAAGCGCTTGGATATTCAAAGAATAAAAAAATAATGCTGAAATTGGCACAAAATGTTAATCTTAATTTTTTATCGAAATATCCGCATAATGATGAATTTGAAAAAATAATGGAGTCTGTTTTATTTAAAACTGCCGGACTATTATCGGATTCAATTGAATCTGATGATTCATTCGTAAAAGAATTGAATGAGATTTGGCAGACTGAAAAACACAATTATGACGGGAAATATTTTGACGAAACTCAATGGTATTTTTTTGGACAGAGACCGCAGAATTTTCCAACAATACGAATAGCCGGCGGAATAAAAATAATTGAAGCAATTTTACATAAGAATTTAATTGGTCAGTTAATCAAAAAATTTTCAGAAATAAAAAAAGATCAAATTTTAATTAATTCAGTTAGATCAATGTTTATTATAAAAGCAAATAATTATTGGCATGATCATTATATCTTCGGAAAAAAAACAAACGCAAAACTAAATTATCTTATCGGAATTTCTCGTGCTGATGAAATTTTCATAAATGTAATTTTACCATTTATGTCGGTTTATTTTAATCTATTCGGGAAAAATGAACTTTCAAAAAAAGTAATAAAAATTTATAATGATTTTGATCAAAAGTCGGATAATAAAATTATTAGAGATGTTGCAAAAAATTTACAGATTGACGGATTAGAAAAAAAGACAATTTTTTCTCAGGGAATGATAGAAGTCTTTCGAAATTATTGCAGTAAAAACAGATGCTTAGAATGTGATATTGGTAAGAAAATATTTAATTAA